From Planctomycetota bacterium, a single genomic window includes:
- a CDS encoding isochorismatase family protein: MHPIASRVTVLATCVTALGLAIAAGVSGESARESQPSTRTSAPIAGITRQPSPAARAVLLDPNDTVVLLLDHQTGLFQTVKDVPLAELRSNTVALANIARLGKAPVIYTASEPDGPNGPIMQELDSFKDYATYVPRKGEISAWDNADFVKAVEATGRKTLVIAGVWTSVCVAFPALQAHADGYKVYFVTDASGDPSVLASQTTIARLSAAGITPVSTNAVLCEFQRTWNRPDAGAWGAIYTQVVPHYKAAMESYMRAQDAARKAK, from the coding sequence ATGCATCCCATCGCGTCCCGAGTGACTGTTCTTGCCACGTGCGTCACCGCGCTCGGCCTCGCCATCGCCGCCGGCGTCTCGGGCGAATCCGCCCGCGAGTCCCAGCCCTCGACCCGGACGAGCGCCCCGATCGCCGGCATCACGCGCCAGCCCTCGCCCGCCGCTCGCGCCGTGCTTTTGGACCCCAACGACACGGTCGTCCTGCTGCTCGACCATCAGACCGGCCTCTTCCAGACCGTCAAGGACGTGCCGCTCGCCGAACTCCGCAGCAACACCGTGGCCCTCGCCAACATCGCCCGCCTCGGCAAGGCGCCCGTCATCTACACGGCCTCGGAGCCCGACGGCCCCAACGGCCCCATCATGCAAGAACTCGATTCGTTCAAGGACTACGCCACATACGTCCCGCGCAAGGGCGAGATCAGCGCCTGGGACAACGCCGACTTCGTCAAGGCCGTCGAAGCCACCGGCCGCAAGACGCTCGTCATCGCCGGCGTCTGGACGAGCGTCTGCGTCGCCTTCCCGGCGCTGCAGGCGCACGCCGACGGGTACAAGGTCTACTTCGTCACCGATGCCTCGGGCGACCCGAGCGTGCTGGCGTCGCAGACGACGATCGCCCGTCTGTCCGCCGCCGGCATCACGCCCGTCAGCACCAACGCCGTGCTCTGCGAGTTCCAGCGCACCTGGAACCGCCCCGACGCCGGCGCGTGGGGCGCGATCTACACCCAGGTCGTCCCGCACTACAAGGCGGCGATGGAGAGCTACATGCGCGCCCAGGACGCCGCACGCAAGGCCAAGTGA